The genomic segment GCTAAAGAACTTAATAATTTTAAGATAACACGATAAACATGACATGCTATTGTCATGTTTATCGTGTTATAATGGGAAAAAAGCTTATGATATTCAAAATACAGGAAAATAAAAGAGCTAACCAAAGTGGCGACAAAATAAATTATGAAGGAGTTTAAGGACTATAATGAAATATGAATGGCTTGACGAATACTGTCTTTCTAAGAAGGGAACAGAAAAAGAGTATAAACCGGAGTGGGATGCCACCCGCTACATGATTAGGGGTAAGATGTTTGTTTTACTTGGCGGGGACAAAGATGGAAAACCAATTGCTACAGTAAAGTTGGAGCCCTCACATGGCGAATTATTGAGACAACAGTACAAAGACATTATACCGGGTTATTATATGAACAAAGAACATTGGAACTCCCTAAACCTGGAAGGAAGTGTGCCGGATGGGGTACTGAAGGAAATGGTAGACAGTTCTTACAGGTTGATTTTTGAATCTCTGAGTAAAAAAATCCAAAAAGAGCTGTTGGGGGAATGAGAAATATTTCAGTCAAGATACCGGTTGCTGTGAGTGTAAACACAGACATGAAAGGAGTAAAGCGGTATGAAAATAATGAGTATTGACAGCAGCAATATTGATTCTGAGCATATTTGCTGTGCTATTTCAGAAAAGAAAGGCGAGACTTGTGTAGCGTCTAAGAAAGCCTGGATGAAAAGACAATTTGAAGAAGGTCTTGTTTTCAAAAAGCTTGATATCCGGGGAAAGGTCTTTATAGAGTATATACCTGCAGAAAATGCATGGTGTCCCATTGAAGCCGGGGGATATATGTATATAAACTGTTTTTGGGTTTCCGGGCAATTTAAAGGTCAGGGCTATGCAAACAAACTGCTTGACGAATGCATCAATGATGCGAAACGGCAGTGCAAAAAAGGTCTTGTTATTCTCTCGTCAAAAAAGAAGATACCGTTTTTATCAGACCCTAAATATTTAAAATATAAAGGTTTTAAAACATGTGATACTGCAGAGCCCTATTATGAGCTTCTATATCTACCATTTGATGAAAATATGGATAAGCCAAAATTTAAGCATTGCTGCAAGCGTGCTTCGATTGATGAAAAAGGCATGGTTTTGTTTTACTCAAACCAATGCCCGCATACCGATAAATATGCTCCATTAATAGCGGAGATTGCCAAATCAAAAGGAAAGAACATTACTTTAAAAAAGATTGAATCAAAGGAGCAGGCACAAAATGCCCCGGCTCCGTTTACGACATACAGCTTTTTTTATGATGGGCAGTTTGTGACCAATGAAATATTTTCTGACAGCAAGTTTGTAAAATTTTTAGAGGAAAAGAGTTTGTAAATATTCAGTCTTTCTGGATTATGATATTATAGTACCTGGAGTGGTTGGGAATTTGGTGCAAAATATTGATATACCTCACATTTTCGTGCACAAATTGAGAGGACATGTTATACATCTCCGAATATAATTAAGTCGAAGGAGTAAATACGATGGAATGGTTGGATAGGCTGAATCAATCAATAAGCTACATAGAGGATAACCTTGCAGGGGCAATAGATTTTGAGCAGGCAGCAAAAATTGCATGCTGTTCATCCTTTCACTTCCAAAGGATGTTCTCATATATTGCAAATGTTTCACTGGCAGAGTACATAAGGCGCAGAAGGATGACTCTTGCGGCATTTGAACTGCAGAACAGCGATGTAAAGGTTATCGATTTGGCTTTTAAATATGGATATGATTCTCCAACCTCGTTTTCAAGAGCTTTTCAGAATGTTCACGGAGTGCCTCCGTCGGTTGCTAAAAGTGAGGGAGTTATTCTGAAGGCGCATCCACGTATAACCTTCTTGATTTCGATTAAAGGAGAAGTGGAGATGAATTACAGGATTGAAAAAAAAGCAGCTTTCCGTGTTGTGGGGGCTAGAAAGCATTTTGATTTGAACGTAGAAGAAAACTTTAAAGAAGTGCCTAAGTTCTGGGGAGAGACCTTTCAAAACGGTATGATTGCTGAAATCGGGCAATTATCTAATCAAGAACCTTTTGGGGTTTTGGGTGTAAGCACATGCATGAATGGTAAGGATTTTGATTACTATATTGCTGCTGCTACTGACAAGCCAGTTCCGGAAAACATGCATGAATATCAAGTGCCTGCAGCTACCTGGGCAATATTTGAATGTATAGGCCCTATGCCTGCTGCTCTTCAAGAGCTTCAGAAGAGGATTGTAACTGAGTGGTTGCCGACATCAGGA from the Clostridia bacterium genome contains:
- a CDS encoding MmcQ/YjbR family DNA-binding protein is translated as MKYEWLDEYCLSKKGTEKEYKPEWDATRYMIRGKMFVLLGGDKDGKPIATVKLEPSHGELLRQQYKDIIPGYYMNKEHWNSLNLEGSVPDGVLKEMVDSSYRLIFESLSKKIQKELLGE
- a CDS encoding GNAT family N-acetyltransferase is translated as MKIMSIDSSNIDSEHICCAISEKKGETCVASKKAWMKRQFEEGLVFKKLDIRGKVFIEYIPAENAWCPIEAGGYMYINCFWVSGQFKGQGYANKLLDECINDAKRQCKKGLVILSSKKKIPFLSDPKYLKYKGFKTCDTAEPYYELLYLPFDENMDKPKFKHCCKRASIDEKGMVLFYSNQCPHTDKYAPLIAEIAKSKGKNITLKKIESKEQAQNAPAPFTTYSFFYDGQFVTNEIFSDSKFVKFLEEKSL
- a CDS encoding AraC family transcriptional regulator — its product is MEWLDRLNQSISYIEDNLAGAIDFEQAAKIACCSSFHFQRMFSYIANVSLAEYIRRRRMTLAAFELQNSDVKVIDLAFKYGYDSPTSFSRAFQNVHGVPPSVAKSEGVILKAHPRITFLISIKGEVEMNYRIEKKAAFRVVGARKHFDLNVEENFKEVPKFWGETFQNGMIAEIGQLSNQEPFGVLGVSTCMNGKDFDYYIAAATDKPVPENMHEYQVPAATWAIFECIGPMPAALQELQKRIVTEWLPTSGYEYADVPDIEVYPEGDTSSPNYRCEAWLPVIKI